The Patescibacteria group bacterium DNA window CTTTTCACGCCATCCTGGCCGGTCCAATCGCGGGTCTGCAATCTGCCCTCGATATAAACTTTCAAACCTTTCTTCAAATACTGGCCGCAGATCTCCGCCAGCTTTCCCCAGGCGACGACATTGTGAAACTCGGCTTTTTCCTGCTTAGCTCCGGATTGATCTTTCCAGACCAGACTGGTCGCGACGGAGAACGAAGTGACAGTCTTGCCGGTTGCGGTATTGCGGATTTCCGGATCGCGGGTGAGATTGCCAATGAGCATTACTTTGTTGAGAGTCATATAATTATTGATTAGCGTCGTTAAACGCTTTAATTATTGATATTTTGTATTTTAACTTATTTTGAACAAGCTGCAGAAATTTGAAATTAGAAATTTGAAAATTGGGTATAAAAAATTATTTTTGCCAAATTTTCTAATTTTCCCTGCCTGCTGGCAGGCAGGCAATTTTCAAATTTCGATTCTTCATCCCTGATTAAGAAAAAATTTAACCTTAAATCAAGTCTTTTGTGTCCAATATATCGTCCAACTTCGCGTCCAGATCTTTGAGTTCGGTTTTCTTTTTGAATGATTTCCGCTCTTCGACTGCCGGGGCTTTCTTTTCTTCCGTGACCAAACCGGCTGTTTTCTCTTCAGCCAATTCCTTCTTCTCGGATCCGCCTTCCTTAAGGCGCTTTCTGATTGCTGCCAATTCTTCCGATTTCTTGCGGTCGGCCGCGATTTGTTCGGCGGTGCGCTTA harbors:
- a CDS encoding single-stranded DNA-binding protein, with protein sequence MTLNKVMLIGNLTRDPEIRNTATGKTVTSFSVATSLVWKDQSGAKQEKAEFHNVVAWGKLAEICGQYLKKGLKVYIEGRLQTRDWTGQDGVKRYRTEIVAENMIMLSPKGGYSGGQSSGSNYAPRAATPAMGGEQPFAPSEPIIDIDSPVAGGNDGAPEEEEIRVENIPF